A genomic window from Camelus ferus isolate YT-003-E chromosome 9, BCGSAC_Cfer_1.0, whole genome shotgun sequence includes:
- the CEACAM18 gene encoding carcinoembryonic antigen-related cell adhesion molecule 18, translating into MDCSTPRCSVWRELVLVVSLLACGIRQSSSQIYIIPDTLVGVEGYRSYLVLGNAPEDAQEYSWHRGANDTEGNMIISYDSTSDSRQYGPMYSGREALSNAGNLLIIRAQLNDTGNYTVRVDAINGTQTATGWLKIQELEIPGISVNTSSVVEDMESVAAVCDTNATNVTWYVDYIPVSSNSRMTVSPDGKTLIIQRFSHSDKPLQCGIEILPEIIQRSEPISLTVFFGPYYVFLWTNPNDFNGVLSAEIGSQVEMECVSYSRPESKYRWMHNGSLLSFSEKNITLLNLTWDQMGRYRCIGENPVTQLTFYQEVQVQAPWRRTIVTKTFTISGTWVVLLILMTVLGGVFFCIILIHTLIKHYSTRSHWGT; encoded by the exons ATGGACTGTTCCACACCCAGGTGCAGCGTCTGGAGGGAACTGGTCCTTGTGG TCAGTTTGCTGGCCTGTGGGATCCGCCAGTCCTCCAGCCAAATCTACATCATCCCAGACACACTCGTAGGGGTGGAGGGATATCGGAGCTACCTGGTCCTCGGGAACGCCCCTGAGGATGCTCAGGAATATAGCTGGCACCGGGGTGCAAATGACACCGAGGGAAACATGATTATTAGCTACGACAGCACGTCTGACTCCCGGCAGTATGGGCCCATGTACAGTGGCCGGGAAGCCCTGTCTAACGCAGGTAACCTGCTGATCATTCGGGCTCAATTAAATGACACGGGGAACTACACCGTGCGGGTGGATGCCATCAACGGGACCCAGACAGCAACTGGCTGGCTCAAGATTCAAG AGTTAGAAATCCCGGGCATCTCGGTCAACACCAGCTCCGTGGTAGAGGACATGGAATCCGTGGCTGCCGTCTGCGACACCAATGCCACCAACGTCACATGGTATGTGGATTACATACCAGTGTCCAGCAACAGCCGGATGACAGTCTCCCCAGATGGCAAGACCCTCATCATCCAAAGATTCAGCCACTCCGACAAACCGCTTCAGTGTGGGATAGAAATCCTCCCAGAGATTATTCAAAGAAGTGAACCCATCTCTTTGACAGTGTTCT TTGGACCCTACTATGTGTTCTTGTGGACCAATCCGAATGACTTCAATGGCGTCCTGTCCGCTGAGATCGGCTCCCAGGTGGAGATGGAGTGTGTCTCCTACTCCAGACCGGAATCCAAGTACCGCTGGATGCACAATGGCTCCCTCCTGAGCTTCTCAGAGAAAAACATCACCCTCCTGAATCTGACCTGGGACCAGATGGGCAGATACAGATGCATCGGGGAGAACCCCGTCACCCAGCTGACCTTTTACCAGGAAGTCCAGGTGCAGGCGCCCT GGCGCAGGACCATTGTTACCAAAACTTTCACCATCTCAGGAACCTGGGTGGTGCTTCTCATCTTGATGACAGTCCTGGGAGGTGTCTTCTTCTGTATCATCCTGATCCATACCCTGATCAAACATTACTCCACCAG GTCACATTGGGGTACATGA